ggaaatacttttttttctagttgataaatgataacagttaatagaataaaagaacAGATTAGGCCTAGCTACAATTATAATTTCtgtctatataaaaataagaaaatcgcttatattttttaataacatgtGATTAAGgcttaaatataatgatatttaaacattaaaagatattaatgtttgagaattaattatttctaaatattggTTCCTAATGAcctaaataaattagatttgttGCCCATTGCCCTTCCAtcctttaactttatttataaaattagattattatgTCCGGCAAATAATTCTAATATGCAGTACAtgtttaataattgtaatttgtataaattgattatGTGTATTATCGTTAAGAATTAACAGTATGAATATAAACGAAAATTATATGAcgtaacaatataaaaaattatcctttattATGCCGATTCCCCTCCCCCCGTTTATGATCATCTCTATAATCATCCATAGCTCTCATTCTCATCAGATTTTCTTCATTGTCTCTTTCAATTTTCTCTtcattctctctctcttcttcctcctctcgaatttttgcattttctgGATTTTCTGCCTTGTCTAACATAGatgattgttgattttttacttCCTGAGGAGAAGGAAACCATCCATCCCGAACTCTCTGCTCATAAAATTCTTCCACTGACATGACCGGAATACTAGAATAACCCAAACCAAAAACTTTCTTTTGAGCTTCATCACGTGTTATAATAATGGGTTGAAACTTTTCTATAGTTACATGAGGTGATGGCTTAACAGAGGGATTCGGGGATTTTTTCATATTCTCcatatatttgagtatttttacttCCGATGAATAAGAGTTAAGCTCCTCAAAAGCAACAAGGGCAAAACGGTTTATGAGATTAAAGTAGTAGGATCGTAGAATATCTTCATCTTTGATGGAGTCTGAAAAAACCAAGGAATGCAACTGGGCTGTATCCTCCTCtagtatctttttttgtttatatttgcgAATCTTTTCCTCTCGGTCTGCATTCATTGCAGGAATATTAGGTGGTCCAGATGGTCCGGGAGGATTATCATCTATATTTTCGTCGATTTTGGGTGCAACAAAATCGATAATTTCATAGTCATTCAATCTTTGGAGAAAATCTTCGTAGTAAATACGAGATACCTTAAGAACTCCCACTCTATTATCAGACACACGCCGGATATTGAGAttacctatataattattaactaaGTTATTCCTCACTAATAATAATTGACAATAATGTATTCCAAAGTTAATAAGTAACACGTTATTGGCTAtgttaattaatacataataattttcaattaccAAGCAAGGCTGGAAGGAGTAAATAGGGCAAGTGGTCAGTCTGGATTTCCTCTTTGATCTCATTCggagaaaaaatatccaatatagATACGAGTCTTGTGGCGTCTTCTAATATTAAGATCCCTTGTTGAATGCGATCTTGGAGTTCCTGTTGAGGTTTACCTGAATTTTCGATCTCCCACTGAATTTTGAGACCCGTTGTCATTAAGGCTTTTAAATTCTGAGGGCTTTCAGAGCACATGACCGATGTTAAATTGAAAGTTTAGGaatctctaaataataaatggtaagaatcacaaaaaaaatgaaatttaacaCCAGGCTGTTGTAAAACATTTGCAGTTAGCGGCGAAGATGAGTATGCTGCGTGGGAGCCAGCCGAAGGGAAAATTAACAGaagaaataatgtataaataactgGGATAGTCATCTAGCTAGAAGTTGGCTAGAAGAAGGAGAGAATTAAATGGGTAAACAAAGTTAGATTGTGATTATATACTTCATGGAGAACTgagaaatgttttattaagATGAATAATACTGGAATGAAATGTACAGTGAGGATCAAAGATACTTTATCAGCCGCATTTCTTCCATTGAAACTTCTTCCAAAGTATACTATATTTCGTCTcctaatattcttagaaaactcTTTCATTGATTTTAGTCCTCAAACGTCATTgatgtacataacaaaaaaacaactcataTTTATGATACTGATTCCATTTATAAGGctccattacttttttaattatagacaCTTTATCCTCGCTTCCGATTCCATAATTACTCGTGAGTATCTTCTGTCATTGGAAATAATGTAGAAGACGATCCTAGATGATGAATTTAATGTGGTCTTcttttctagattttttaatCAGGAAAGCCGCAAAACATATTCAACTCCCCTTGctattacctacatatatgcataaatagtttATGGGAACTCTTAagtgataaatatgttaataaattatcggtgatcttataactttagtagatatatattggaaaatatgaatttcatttaacatattttaaaagtttgtgaGTCTTCGAgtccttttctttattattaaatcacttatctttttatttaaatatacatagatcctgaggatttaggatctccacatcaatattcaataGATACATTTTagattacaataaaattttgatgtaacaaagctgtatataaaaaaaaatattttgttatttatcaattacaaataatggtgtaatgcaagtacgtttttttaaatgaggtgTATGAGAATGCTACAGACTATAAAGTTCCTATGCATAATTTGGGCGCTGATTTTGGGTTCCATGTGTTAGTGtttaacttcataaaataaaatttttgcattcttaatattgaaatataaatcttccttattttaatcaataaggtatatttatccattaatgtaaaatatgaatttataatataataaactagttttattagttaaaattatacaaaatgctttaaatatttagactattttattatacattttcatcTTTGCATCTAaacaataatagttatttatttttctttttttctcgtCGTGTGAAAACATAAAGAACGATATAAAGTATCGTCTACAATaacaataaagtaaataataataacatttaaaaagtagCCGAGAAGATGTAGACGAAATTTCTGTTGAAAACTTCTAGTTAATCCGTTtcgatataataaatattggaaatattgaCATTACATAAATCAATAGAAAAAGTTGcattaaataaagttaagtaTCGTCTTCAAATCTAAATTTGTTGGAATCCTTTTACATAcctagttaatattatttatcaaattaaaataaaaaaaa
The sequence above is drawn from the Lepeophtheirus salmonis chromosome 5, UVic_Lsal_1.4, whole genome shotgun sequence genome and encodes:
- the Tap42 gene encoding immunoglobulin-binding protein 1b; this encodes MCSESPQNLKALMTTGLKIQWEIENSGKPQQELQDRIQQGILILEDATRLVSILDIFSPNEIKEEIQTDHLPYLLLPALLGNLNIRRVSDNRVGVLKVSRIYYEDFLQRLNDYEIIDFVAPKIDENIDDNPPGPSGPPNIPAMNADREEKIRKYKQKKILEEDTAQLHSLVFSDSIKDEDILRSYYFNLINRFALVAFEELNSYSSEVKILKYMENMKKSPNPSVKPSPHVTIEKFQPIIITRDEAQKKVFGLGYSSIPVMSVEEFYEQRVRDGWFPSPQEVKNQQSSMLDKAENPENAKIREEEEERENEEKIERDNEENLMRMRAMDDYRDDHKRGEGNRHNKG